The genomic window TGATGTGGCTGAACAAAGAATGGCCCGTGGTGGTCATGTACAGATGAATGATTAAAAAATTCACCAGCAGGAATGCGGCCAGGGTATGAATGAATGCAATGGGCGCCAGCGAGACACCTCCCAGGCTGTTGTACAGGTAATACAGCAGTCCTGTAACCATCTGCACGGGCAGGAGCATGGCCGAAATACCCAGGTAGGCCAGACGCTGCAAAGGGTTGTGTTTGGCGCCCGGGGTTTTTTGTACCGGGTGATCCTGGCCGTGAAAAATGCCCCAGGCATAGTACCGGGCCACGTCAAACAGTTTCCGGGTGGTGGGGATGTATTGTTTCCATTCACCCGTGATGATGAGCCAGAAAGCGAAAAAAGCAAAGGACCCCAGCCAGAAAAGGCCGATGAAGTTGTGCAGTTCAACGGCAGTGTCAAACCCCATGAGGGTATACAGTCCGTGGACTTCAAATCCGGTGATCATTAAAAAGATAACCATCAATGCCTGGCACCAGTGCCAGAGCCGTTCGAACCGGGTATACAGATAAACATTGGTCATTGTTTTACCAGCCATGAATTATTCCTCCCTGCCGTTACGGGTAAAAAACCGGCCCAGTCCGTGGAGCGTCACACCGGCCAGGGCCCCAAGCACCGCGATCAAACCGATGGTGTCCACAATGGCGAACTTGTCCCGGCCCGGCATGTAAATGCCGGTGATACCGGCCAGGCGCGAATTGTCCCGGGTATGGCACTGGATGCAGTCCAGAGATTTTTCCGCCGGGGCCACCATGTGGGTGATGGGAAAGGCATAGGTGGTTTTTACATAATCGAATTCGCCGGAATAGGGGACATCCAGGGTCTGATTCCCCCGCATGATGGCATCGTTCATGTCAAATGTGGTCCAGAACCCCTTGGGTCCGGAGAGCAGCGGTGCCACCAGCTGTTGGTTGATTTTGTCATAAGGCTGTTTGCCTGAGTGGATTTTAAAGGGATGAATCCGGGCATCCGGGTCATTGGGAGATCCTAATGGATGGCTGACCTCCACGATCTGCTGGGGATCGATCTTATCTTTGATGCCGATGTTGTCAAATGAGCCATTGTACCAGTAATATTGGGGCACCACATTTTTGGCCCAGGCAAAGGTCCCTTTGATGGATTTGTACACTGCTTTGCCTAAGTCCCCTTTTTCCTCATAGGGTTTGCCGTCCTTCATTTTTCCGGCCGTGGACCAGTCCCAGGACATTTTGGTGGGGTTGACCCGGGCGAATTCCGGAATATGACAGCTCTGGCAGGCCACCTTGTCGGTGTGGTCGTTCATTTTGGTGCTGGCCTTGTGGGGGGTGGCGCTGTGGCAGGACTCACAGGTGATCTTGGAAGCCATGTCATCTTCAATCAGGCTTTTACGCTCCGCTGCCGCCGGCCGGGTATAGAGCCGCCCGGCAATATGGTGTTTCACTGTGGTGTGGCACCGGGTACAGGCAAAATCCGCGCCATCCTCTGCCATGTGCACATCCAGCATCCGGTTGGGTCTGGCCAAAGAAGTGTCCAGATCCCCGTGTTTGACGCCGTCTCCGCCGCCGCCCTTAAAATGGCATTCCCCGCAGTTGTTGCGCCGGGGCAGGGTGATGTTCTGGACCGCCTGTTGGATCCCTCTGTGCAGGTCATCAACAATCTCCACAAGATCCGGATCGTCATCTCCTTCAAATGCAGCCAGATCGGCAAAGGTTTCTTTGAACGGGAATTTTTCTTTGCTGTGGCAGGCCAGACAGTTGACCTCTCCCTGGATATCGTTCCACCCGGCATGACAGGAAACACAGCCTTTGTCTTCCATGGCATTGCCGGAAATACAGAAGTTGTTCACGGCATGCCCGGCCTTGCCGTTCATGATGCCCTGTTTTTCAGACGGCACTTTCCAGGTCCAGTGAATGGTTTTCTTGAACTGCATGGAGGCATCCGTGTGGCAGGACAGACAGGCTTGAGTGATCTGATCTCCGGAGGTGAAATCCTGGTTCAGTCTCTCGATTTTGGAATGATCCACCGTGGTCCAGTGTTTGTCTTCCCGCACCGCCTGTTTGGCCAGTTTAATGCCCAACGCTTCTTGTTGTGCGGCATTGGCAACAGATGCCGCACAGGGCCGGACGAGCATCAGGGCCGCAACGAACAGGACCGCTGTCCAGAACAATCCGGCAGCAGCGCTTTGGCTCGTCAGTTTCAGATTCAGGTATTTTTCCATAATGCCTCCAAAAAAAGCAGTGACGGATGGGTCCGGTAAACGGTGAAACCGCCGCTTACCGGACATCAATTAAAAATTATTTGCAGGTGGCCGGCGTGGGAGAATCTGCGGCAGATGAATAAAAATAGGAATAGATATCTAAAATATCTGCATCAGACGCAGCATCCCATTCCGGCTGGCATCCAAAGGCGGTAAAATTTTCGGACTCAAAAATGGTTTTCCATTCAGCCATTTTTTTATCCGCAGGGCTCACTGTCGGCGTGACGGATTCCACTTCGCCTCTTTCGTGACAGGCCTTGATCAGTTTCCGGTAGGTGTATTTGCCTTTGCGTTTGTTGCCGTCCGGTCCATCATCGGCAAACACGGCGGAAACCGATCCCAAAGTGAACAAAGCCAGTGTGAATAAAATTATTATTTTCTTTAACATGTCGTTAACTCCTTGTCAGGTGTTTGTTTGATAAAAGTTTAAAATTGTACTCAAGAATCTGGTTATTTGGGGGCTTTGATGGTGTAAGTGCCGTCTTGTTTGAAGCTGATCTGGGCCTCCACATAATAGACGTCCTTGAGTTCGGGTCTGACGTCCTGCACCATATAGTAGGCTTCCCCGCTTCTGGCACCCGTGGAACAAACAAACACCACGGGTTTGTCCGCCGGCAGTTCGGAAATTTTATCTTCCAGGTTTCCCACCGGAATGTTGACAGCCGTGTTGAAATGGCCTTTGGCAAATTCATCCGCATCCCGGGTGTCCACCAGCATAATGGATTCCGGATGATCGTTCAGAATGGTTTTGAACCGTTCCAGATCAATGGACCCTTCCATTTCCCCGGCCTTCACGGCCACGGTGTCGGCAGCCGCACCAAACTGTTTTTTCCATTCCGGATACCCTTTGGCAAACACGGACACATCCTTGTATCCCATCACCAGGGCTTTGGCCGCACTTTTGTGGCTCAGGCGGCAGTCCAGCCCGCCGCAGTAAAAAATGATGGGGGTTTCCAGAAGCCTGGGCAGTTTGCCGGACAGTTCGTAAAACCGGGTATCCGGAATACTGATGGCGGAAGGGATGTGCCCTTTGTCATATTTGGGTTTCTGGGGGCGGGCATCCACCAGAAGCGTTTTGTTTTCCGCGATCTGTGCGGCCACATATTCAGCAGACACTGAAGGATATGCGCCGGGCTGGGCCATCCATTCGGGAAATCCTTTGGCAAACACCTTGACGTTTTTGTAGCCTAAGGCTTCGGCTTTTTGGGCGGATTTGTGGCTGAGTTTACATTCAAGCCCGCCGCAGTAAAAAATAAGCAGGGCATTTTTGTCTGCGGGCAGCAGATCGGTTTTTTTGTCAAAATCCGTGTCCGGAATACTGACCGCACCCGGGATGTGCCCTTTGATGTACATGGGTTTATAAGGTCTGGCGTCAATGATCATGACATTATCCGTCATGGGGATCGATAGATGGGCGATGACAAAATCGGCTTCCACGATATCATGAAATCGCCAGGAATCGTTTGCACCGGCAGTCACGGCCCCGGTCAGCAGCATCATACCGATGGCCAGGCCAGCCAGAATTTTTTTTGCAGTTCGTGTGTTCATGGTTTCTCCTGAATAAAAAATTGAAATACAGGTTAAGTAAACGGTATTGTTTTGCGATATTCAACCGCATGGATTCCAAGGTTTTTTTTGCACACAGATGTATAGCAACACGTGTGCCACTGAAAAAAATCCTTTGTAAAAAAAGCGTCATCTCCTTGTTTGACAGGGAATGACGTACAGGTTGTAAAAAAATGAAGCCCCGCAACAGCTATTAACTTGTTGCCATCATGTTAATATTGTGTTAAGTTGTCTGTCAACCATAGTTAACAGGAGACAGTCATGAAAATTGGAAATCACTGGCGGAAAATCATCGATTCAGTCCAGGACGGGATCATTCTGGTGGATGCACAGGGCATTTTTGTGGCAGCCAATCATTCGGCCCAGCTCATGACCGGGTATTCCGAAGATCAGCTCATCGGTAAATCCTGCCGCATACTCAACTGCACCGGGTGTGACATCAAAGGTATTGGAACAGGTAAAGACTGGTGTCAGCTGTTTTCCCAGGGCCTGGTAAGGGATAAGAAATGCATGATCACAGACAGCCGGAAACAGACCATCCCCATTGTTAAAACCGCCACCGTGCTGTATGACGAGCAGGACGAAATCATCGGCGCGGTGGAAACCCTTAAAGATATTTCAGAAAATATCAGTTACAAAAACGAGCTGGCATCCATTAAGCGCATTTATCATATCGATGACGGATTTCACGGGATCATCGGCCGAACACCGGTGATGCAGAACCTGTTTGAACACATCCAGGGGGTGGCGCCGCTGGATACACCGGTGATCATATTAGGAGAAAGCGGTACGGGCAAGGAGATGGTGGCCAAAGCGTTGCACGAAACCGGAAACCGGGCTGACAAACCGTTTATCAAGGTCAATTGTGCCGCGTTGAGTGAAACCATTTTGGAAAGCGAACTGTTCGGCCATGTCAAAGGGGCGTATACCGGGGCGGCTGCCGATCGTATCGGCCGGTTTGAAGCAGCCCACCAGGGCACCCTGTTTCTGGATGAAGTCGGTGATATTCCGTTGTCAGTCCAGGTCAAGCTGCTTCGGGTGCTGGAAGAGCAGATGATCCAGCGGGTGGGAGACAACCGGTCCATTCCCATTGACGTGCGTATCATCACCGCCACCAACCGGAACCTGGAAACCATGATCCGAAATGGCGGGTTCAGGGAGGATCTGTTTTTCCGGATCAACGTGTTTCCCGTGATCTGTCCGCCCCTGCGGGATCGAAAAGATGATATCACGCTGATCATCCAGCATTTTATCACGATTCTGGCCAAAAAAACCCAAAAAAACATTCTGGGTTTCACGCCCCAGGCCATGCGGATCATGGTGGCCTACCCCTGGCCCGGAAACATCAGAGAACTGCGCAATGCCGTGGAATATGCATTTGTACTGGCCAAGGGAAAAAGCATCGGAATCGAACATCTGCCGGACAAACTGCTCAAAGACTTGCCGGATGGCGAGGTCCCGGCCCCGGTTTTGGGACGGGAGTTGAAATCCGGGGCAACGATTGGCGCGATCCCGGTGAAACAGTCGGAAAGAACCGCTCTGGTGGATGCGCTGCATCAGGCGGACGGTAATCAGACCCGGGCCGCAGAGATTCTGGGTGTATCCAGGGTAACGGTATGGAAACGGATGAAAAAACATGGCATTATCCTGGAAAACCGGGGAAAATAGATATTTGAACAGTTGGCATCATGTTTGCAATTGTTTTGCAAATATACAGACAGAATTTTGTGATACGCAATAAATTGAAAGGATATCCATAAATGAAAAAAGAACAGGTGCTGGTGGTCATTCTGGTCGTGATGGGACTGGCAGGTGTATACTGGTTTGTCGGCACCCCGCCGGGAAAAAAGCCGGCACAAGAATCTGAAGATACAGGGACACAAAGTGTAACGGAAACGGTAACGGCCCGTGTAACGGATGCCGGAAAACCGGGACCAGACAGGGCCGGCATTGACTGGAACGATTATACCCCGGGACTGACTCGGGCCAAAAATCAGGGCAAAAGCGTGTTTCTTTATTTTTACGCCCAATGGTGTACCTATTGCACCAAACTGAAGCAGACCACGTTTCTGGATGAAAAAGTTCAGGATTACCTGGACGATCATTTTGTCAGTATTTCCGTGGATACGGATCAAAATCAGACCCTGTCCCAGACCTGGCAGGTGACCGGCCTGCCCACCATGTGGTTTCTGACGCCGGAAGGGGATCGGATCAGCAATCTTCCCGGGTATGTGGACGGATCTCAATTGTTGAAGATTCTCAAGTATATCCGCACGGAAAGCTATCTCACCATGAGTTTTCAGGACTTTGTCAAACAATAATAATTGTCAGCGAAAAAAAAGAGGTTGCCATGCAGTCTTCAGTTTCACGACGTCAGTTTTTAAAATCCACTGTGTTTGCGGCCGGTACTGCGGTGGCTGGCACCGGTCTGGCAAACGCGGCCACAAATGCCCATGAAGAGCCCCTGGCCACGCTGATCGATATCAGTCGGTGCATCGGGTGCGAAGAATGTGTGTATGCCTGTAAAGATGCCAATGCCCACAAGTTTCCGGAACCGGAAAAACCCTTCCCAAAAATGGTTCCGGCCCGGGTCCCGGTGGAAGACTGGTCGGAGAAAAGGGATGTCACCGACCGGCTGACCCCCTATAACTGGCTGTACATCCAGTATGCCACCGGTGTCAAGGACGGCAAAGAGATTACTTTGACCATCCCCAGACGCTGCATGCACTGCCAGAACCCGCCCTGCGTCAAGCTGTGTCCCTGGGGAGCAGCCAAGCAGGAACCCAACGGGCTGTCCCGGATCGATTCCGGAATCTGCCTGGGCGGTTCCAAGTGTAAAAACGTCTGCCCCTGGGATATTCCACAGCGCCAGACCGGGGTGGGGTTGTACCTTGACATCCTGCCTGCCTTTGCCGGCAACGGGGTGATGTACAAATGTGACCGGTGTTACCAGAAACTGGAAAAAGGCGAACAGCCCGCCTGCATTGCAGCCTGCCCGGAAGAAGTTCAGGTGATCGGTCGACGCTCGGAAATCATTGAACTGGCCCGGGAACGGGCCAAAGAGATGGATGGGTATCTCTACGGCCTGGAAGAAAACGGGGGCACCCATACCATTTACGTGTCTCCGGTGCCTTTTGATCAGCTCACCTATAACACCGGCAAGGGAAAGCCCCACCTGAACCCGGTTAAAGATACCATGGCCGACGGGTCCAATCTGGCCCTGGCCCTGGTGATCGCCCCGGTGGCCGGTGCGGCCGCCGCATTGGGTAAATTTTACAAGCACATCAAAGAGGAGGCGTGATGACGGATTATTTCAAAGGACGTCGCCTGATTTACGGCCTGATTTTATTTTTCATCACCCTGTCCGGATTTGCCCAGATGCCGATATTTGCCCGATACTATATTTCTGATATTCCCGGACTGGGGTGGCTGGCACAGTTTTATGTCACCCATGCCATGCATTATATCATGGCGGCCCTGCTTCTGGCGTTGGGGGCCTATGTCGGAATAGATGCTGTTTTGAGTCGGAAACTGAGTGTTTCCCGACAAAATCCCGTGAACAAAGGCCGGCTGACCGGCATGGCCTGGGTAAAGATTGTCAGCCTGGCCGGCCTAGTTGTCACCGGGAGTGTCCTGGTGGTGAAAAACCTGTCCGGCGTATTTGTTTCCCATAATGTGATCATCAGCCTGGACCTGCTGCATCTGTTTTCCTGCATGGTTCTGCTGGGGGCGACCCTGTATTCAAAAATTCGAAAAAGAACATGGATCGCCCTGTAACAGATGTCAGGCAGCGGTCATCCGATTTTTTTGATGATGGCCGCTACCACCTGTTCTGCCGTCTCCCCGAACAAAGTTTCCACGGGCACCAGGTTGAGAAACTTGTCATCCCATGCGATGTTTTCGCTTTCCAGAATCCAGTCTTTGATCCGGGTGTATTTGCCGCCCAACGCCTTGATTTTCTTCAGCAGGGTGACGGATTCCGACGATTTGAAATCCACGTTCAAAGACAGGATGTATTCAATGATGTTGGACGTGTCTGAAGCTGCGGACAGGACTGGAATCACCAGAATGCTTTTTTTATCCTTCCGGCCCTTGCCGATATAAACATTGCCTTCCCGGACAATGATATTCTTGGTGCCTTTGAGCTTGGGATCGGTTTCCACCCGGGAGATTTCATTGACCAGTGTGCCGGTTTTTTCCACAACGGTGATCCGGGTGTCTGACGTGACGTCCCCCAGCAGGTTGAGTCCGGTGATCTGATACAACAGCCCACCGTTGACTTGAGCGATGACTTCCTGAAGACGCTTGATGACCAGCACGTTTTTGTTGGTGATCTGGGAGATCTGAATATCATGGCGGGCCAGCTCATCAAACACCAGGCCCTGGAACGTTTCCTTGATCCGGCTGGTGCCCACGGTCACCGTTTTAGCCTGATGCTTGATGGCGTCCACGGGCCGGGCCATGTTGTTGATGGCCAGGTTCAGGTTTTTGAAAAACGTATCCAGCATGTTGGCTGGTGTTCCTTTGGTCAGAAAATCAATTTCAAAGTCCGATACCGGGAGCCGGCCGGATAAATATTTGAGCAACAGCGTGATGTTGGTGGCGTTGTCCAGTCCCATGGCTGCAGGAAATCCGTTTTCCCGCCGTTTTTTTGTGAAAAGATTGTAGAATTCGGCAATGTGTTCCCTGAATTTTTCTTCCAGGATCACTTCATATTCATTATGTCCCTGGGCAATGTATTCATCCAGGATTTCCTGGACCCGGGTCCGCCACTGATAAATGAACCGGGATCCCTCGTTGATGGCAAGGGCGGCATAATATCCCCACAGGTGCCCCACCAGGGTGTTGAGGATCGGTGCATAAGGTTCATTGATTTCCGGTACCTTGAACACGTCCGCTGCATACAGATCGAACCGGTCCTCGTCCCGGGTGGTAATGACAATGGGTGCTGCCTTGTGGGCATGGAAAATAGCGGTATCCTTGACAATGTCGGCCAGCACACTTTCCCTTGTCCCTGCGGCGCATACAATGATTAAAGGTTCAGAAGACAGATCAATGTGTTTCTTGTCTTCCACGTAATCGGAAGAAATGGTTTTGTAGCACAGTTCAGACAATTTAATGCGGATTTCGTCGGCAGCGGTTTTGTTGGCGCCGGATCCCACCGTGGCCCAATAGCTCTTGGAGATGGCCAGACGTTGGGCCGAAGCCCGGATCATATCCCGCATGGCCAGAACCGTGCGCATTTTGTCCGGAATCGCTTGCAGTTCCTGAATTTCCCGGGTGATATATTCCGCTGATCTGGCCCCGATGATTCCGGCCATGTACAATCCCAGCACCGCGCCGGCGGTGAGCTGGGCGTAAAACGCTTTGGTGGAGGCCACTGACATTTCAATGTCCCGGCCGGAACTGGTGTAAAACACCCCGTCCACCTTAAAGGTGAGATCGGAATCCCGGCGGTTGACAATGGCCAGGGTCCTGGCGCCGGCCGCCCGGATCATATCCACGGTCCGGTTGGTATCCGTGGTGGTGCCGGACTGGCTGATGGCCACCACCAGAGTGTTGGACATGGAAGTGGCGGAATCATCATTTTCATTCATGCAGAAACCGGACAGTTCAGATGATTTCAAGGCCCGGATATCGCATGTAAAATCTCCCAGATAGGTGTTGAGCAGATTGGCACAGCCCCGGGCCGCCACCCCGGCGGTGCCTTGTCCGATGAAAAAGATTTTCTTCAGTTTTCCGGCGGCCAGTTCCGTTTGAATAATCCGGGGCAACACAGATTCCGGCAGCCGGATTTCCAGAAGCCCGGATTCCGGGTTTTTTGTGAATGTGTTTTCCAGGGTTTTTTCCACGGAAACCGGGGCTTCATTGATCTCTTTTAAAAAATAGTGGGCAAATCCCTGGCGGTCGATATCCCGGGCTGTGATCTGACTGATCCGCACATCCGCATGGGTGACGTCAAGGGTTTGTCCATCATAGAAAAAGGATTGAATGCCTTCAAGGCCGCCGGGTGATTTCTGGTCCAGGATCACAATCTGCCCGGATTCCCCCCCGTTGAGTTTGATGTATTCAACCGTTTCCTCCACCACCCCGTACAGTTCGGATGCGGCAATGTAGTGATCCGGGGCAATGCCCACAAAAATCGCCTGTCCGCTGCCTTTCTGGGCCAGAAACAATTTACCCGGAGCCAGGTCGGTGTGCATGGAAATGGCATGGGACCCGTCAAAATCGTTGACCGCCTGCCGGAACGCGTCTTCAATGGATGCACCCTGTTTCAGGTAATGCTGGATCTGCAACGGAATCAGTTTGGTGTCCGTATTGATCTGGGGGTGAATTTTGTCATACAGGGCTTCGTATTCGGTCTTGAGTTCCAGATAATTGTCAATATCCCCGTTGAGGCACACATGAATGATTCCCATGGTGTCAATCTCCTTGTCCGCCGGGGTATTGTCCACTGGATGGCAGTTGGCTTCAGTAATGTCTCCGACCGATGCCCATCGGGTATGGGCACTCACCGAAAGCGTGTCAAATTTAAAACCGGCCAAAGCCTGAAGAATCAGATCATTTCGAACCTGGGTTCTGATAAAGGCGATATTGTCCCCCAGTGCGCCGATTTCAGCGGCAAATTTATAAACAAACGAAATGGATGTCTGGTCGGGGGTGTCAGAAATCGGGTCATTGATGTTGATGCAGTTGTTGGCCAGCACCGATCTGTTGGTCCGTTGTTTCAAAAGATGGGTTAATCCGGCTTCGGTCAGATGGGTTTTGAACCGGTTAAATTCATCTGAATTCAGGGTGAACAGCACGGAAATACCCGCGGAATCGCGTCCCCGAACCTCCAGCCGGTCCATGCTGTTAAGCACGGCATTGATGCGTTGAAATATTTTCAGATTCTCGGAACGGCTGTCTATAAAAAGATCCGGCGGCATCAGATCGGCTATGGCTGAAATATTTCCCAGCACCTCTTGCTCCAGGCACCAGAGAATGTCTTTCAGTTTTTCCAGGCGAACAGAGAGAATCTCCACCGTCCGGGGCGGCAGGGTCGGTTTTGACCGGTTGAACCGGTCCTGCCATTGGGTGATGATTTCAGACATTGTGTGGGTCATCCGGGACAGGGTTTGAATCTGTGCGGAATCAAAAAACAGGGTGTTGAACACAGTTTCCTGTTTCAGGGCCCGGGCCGATTCCCAGATCTGTATTAAATCCTCATCTGTCGGGCAGTACCGGTCCGGATCGGAGAACAGGGATTCCGGATCTGATTCTGACATCAGGGATGTCAGATGATCGATTCTGTCTTGCAAGGCATCTGCTTGTTCAGATGCAGGCCCCTGGGCTTTGAAAGCCACCAGCGCGCAGATACCGCAGCACAGACAATTGGGCCTGCGGGGAAACAGCACAAGGGTATTTTCACGGACCTGATCCAGGGATTTTCCGATATGGATGTGGCGAAAAAACCAGAAAAACACCTGTTTGCATGCAACAAATATCCAGGGCAGTATCATAAAGCCTCCGTTATGTGATTAAAATTGAATCCAGCTTAAAAAAAGATGCCTGCACACACGGGTCAGTCGGATGACGCAGGGGATGTAAAGTATTGTTTGATAAGGGATCGGGCATGGGACGCCGCCCGGGTACCGATGTATTTTCCATGTCCTACCATCACGGAAAACGTGATGGCCCGGGGCCCGTTTTTTTCTTTGGCAAACCCGGTGAACCAGTCATATTTGATGGTATGTTCCCGATTGGATAAAGATCCGGTTTTTCCGCCGATCGTCAGTTTGGACAGCACGTTGTCCCGGGAAAAAGACCCAAAGGATTTTTTGGCAGTGCCATGGAGGACGGTTTTCTCCATCAAGCCCATCATGGCGGCCGCAGATTTCGGTGTCATGGCCGTGGCAGACCGGGCCGGAATGTGCTGGTAAATGAGATTCCCGTCCACATCCATGACATGACTGATCACTGCCGGCACAACCGTCTGCCCTTTATTGAGCAAAGGCGTAATCATCATGGCCCCGAACAGCGGGGAAATCAGGGTATCCCGATTGAATCCGCATCCGAGTTCCGCCAGATGAAATTGATTGTCTTCCATATGAAACAGTCCGGTGTCAAACATCAGGTCCGTGTCCGGGGTCTGGTTGAATCCAAAGGCCTGGGCATAGGCGGACAAGTCTTCGCGGCCCAGGTACGTCTGGCCCAGTTTGCCGAAAACCGGGTTGATGGATTGTGCAAATGCCTCTTCAAGTGTGACCTTGACCGTGTATTTGTTTTTCACATCCTTGAGCTGCCGTTTATACAAGGTGTACTTATTGCCGTTAAAATACAGCGGGGTTTTCGGGGAAAAATTGAGTTCATCCATGGCAGCGGCAGCCGTGACAATCTTGAAAATGCTGGCAGCCGGATACACGGCCCGGGTGCAGGGATTGGCTTCCTTGTCTTCCAGGTCAAATCCGGCCATGGCCAGAATATGTCCCTGATGCCCGTCCATGAC from Desulfotignum phosphitoxidans DSM 13687 includes these protein-coding regions:
- a CDS encoding cytochrome b/b6 domain-containing protein; translated protein: MAGKTMTNVYLYTRFERLWHWCQALMVIFLMITGFEVHGLYTLMGFDTAVELHNFIGLFWLGSFAFFAFWLIITGEWKQYIPTTRKLFDVARYYAWGIFHGQDHPVQKTPGAKHNPLQRLAYLGISAMLLPVQMVTGLLYYLYNSLGGVSLAPIAFIHTLAAFLLVNFLIIHLYMTTTGHSLFSHIKGMITGWEEIRDTSKIQEWETKATRKT
- a CDS encoding thioredoxin family protein — translated: MKKEQVLVVILVVMGLAGVYWFVGTPPGKKPAQESEDTGTQSVTETVTARVTDAGKPGPDRAGIDWNDYTPGLTRAKNQGKSVFLYFYAQWCTYCTKLKQTTFLDEKVQDYLDDHFVSISVDTDQNQTLSQTWQVTGLPTMWFLTPEGDRISNLPGYVDGSQLLKILKYIRTESYLTMSFQDFVKQ
- a CDS encoding tetrathionate reductase family octaheme c-type cytochrome → MKLTSQSAAAGLFWTAVLFVAALMLVRPCAASVANAAQQEALGIKLAKQAVREDKHWTTVDHSKIERLNQDFTSGDQITQACLSCHTDASMQFKKTIHWTWKVPSEKQGIMNGKAGHAVNNFCISGNAMEDKGCVSCHAGWNDIQGEVNCLACHSKEKFPFKETFADLAAFEGDDDPDLVEIVDDLHRGIQQAVQNITLPRRNNCGECHFKGGGGDGVKHGDLDTSLARPNRMLDVHMAEDGADFACTRCHTTVKHHIAGRLYTRPAAAERKSLIEDDMASKITCESCHSATPHKASTKMNDHTDKVACQSCHIPEFARVNPTKMSWDWSTAGKMKDGKPYEEKGDLGKAVYKSIKGTFAWAKNVVPQYYWYNGSFDNIGIKDKIDPQQIVEVSHPLGSPNDPDARIHPFKIHSGKQPYDKINQQLVAPLLSGPKGFWTTFDMNDAIMRGNQTLDVPYSGEFDYVKTTYAFPITHMVAPAEKSLDCIQCHTRDNSRLAGITGIYMPGRDKFAIVDTIGLIAVLGALAGVTLHGLGRFFTRNGREE
- a CDS encoding 4Fe-4S dicluster domain-containing protein gives rise to the protein MQSSVSRRQFLKSTVFAAGTAVAGTGLANAATNAHEEPLATLIDISRCIGCEECVYACKDANAHKFPEPEKPFPKMVPARVPVEDWSEKRDVTDRLTPYNWLYIQYATGVKDGKEITLTIPRRCMHCQNPPCVKLCPWGAAKQEPNGLSRIDSGICLGGSKCKNVCPWDIPQRQTGVGLYLDILPAFAGNGVMYKCDRCYQKLEKGEQPACIAACPEEVQVIGRRSEIIELARERAKEMDGYLYGLEENGGTHTIYVSPVPFDQLTYNTGKGKPHLNPVKDTMADGSNLALALVIAPVAGAAAALGKFYKHIKEEA
- a CDS encoding sigma-54 interaction domain-containing protein, whose product is MKIGNHWRKIIDSVQDGIILVDAQGIFVAANHSAQLMTGYSEDQLIGKSCRILNCTGCDIKGIGTGKDWCQLFSQGLVRDKKCMITDSRKQTIPIVKTATVLYDEQDEIIGAVETLKDISENISYKNELASIKRIYHIDDGFHGIIGRTPVMQNLFEHIQGVAPLDTPVIILGESGTGKEMVAKALHETGNRADKPFIKVNCAALSETILESELFGHVKGAYTGAAADRIGRFEAAHQGTLFLDEVGDIPLSVQVKLLRVLEEQMIQRVGDNRSIPIDVRIITATNRNLETMIRNGGFREDLFFRINVFPVICPPLRDRKDDITLIIQHFITILAKKTQKNILGFTPQAMRIMVAYPWPGNIRELRNAVEYAFVLAKGKSIGIEHLPDKLLKDLPDGEVPAPVLGRELKSGATIGAIPVKQSERTALVDALHQADGNQTRAAEILGVSRVTVWKRMKKHGIILENRGK
- a CDS encoding rhodanese-like domain-containing protein — translated: MNTRTAKKILAGLAIGMMLLTGAVTAGANDSWRFHDIVEADFVIAHLSIPMTDNVMIIDARPYKPMYIKGHIPGAVSIPDTDFDKKTDLLPADKNALLIFYCGGLECKLSHKSAQKAEALGYKNVKVFAKGFPEWMAQPGAYPSVSAEYVAAQIAENKTLLVDARPQKPKYDKGHIPSAISIPDTRFYELSGKLPRLLETPIIFYCGGLDCRLSHKSAAKALVMGYKDVSVFAKGYPEWKKQFGAAADTVAVKAGEMEGSIDLERFKTILNDHPESIMLVDTRDADEFAKGHFNTAVNIPVGNLEDKISELPADKPVVFVCSTGARSGEAYYMVQDVRPELKDVYYVEAQISFKQDGTYTIKAPK